The DNA region GTATTTCATTTTAGTTGATTTGGTTGAAGGTAGGAgtacaatttcattcttttgtatatggatgtccagttttcTCAATAcctttgttaaagagactatcatTTTCTCCATGTATATTCTCAATATCCTTTCAGAGGATGAGTTGGTCACATATGTGAAGGATTGACCTCCACCCTATTATCCTAGGTGCATACAGGCACCAGGCAAACCCCCAGGTATAGGCTGACATGCTTTTATAttggcagggcaattcacctaggcccagtTGTAAACAGTCCCTGTGGGCCCAATAGGAAAGCCCTCAACTTCCTAGAGCtagtggctttttcattaacctatgcctccttgctcagacctcatataaagctggtcccaaattcaccccctcgtaCAACCTTCAAACCCACAGGAAGGTCCGTgccccttattggaaataaatagtcctcgcctgttgatgatGGAGTCTGGTCTATTtcttttccgttctcctccattttcctaccaATAtgtgtgggttaatttctgggctCCCTGTTCTGTTCAGTTATCTAGATAATTTTGTTGTTATGCCACTACAATTGTTCTTTAATTACTATACCTTTGTTTTGAAAGGAGGAAGCATGATGATGcatccagcattgttctttttcCAGATCACTTTGACTCTTCTGTGTCTTggttgttccatgtgaatttggGAATATTTTCTGTGATCCTATAAGATTCTGCTGAAATTTTTATAAGAGCAGAACTGAATGTGTATGTCTCTTCAGATACTATGGTTGTTTTAGCAATATTAAGTATCCCACTCTATATGAACATATGATATCTTTCTATTCATCTGTGCTTTCTTTAAATGGTTTTACCAGTCTATTGTAGTTTCCAATATACAAACAAGTCTTTCATGCTTGATGAAATTTGTTCtgaagtattttaatatttttatgttattataaacagattattttctttatgaGCAGTTCTGTTTCAGTATAGAGAAATACAAGAATTTTGTGATGACTTTGTATCCTACAACTATACTGACTTGTGTATTAAAAGCTtgctatctttttctttcttttctattcttgctTTGGTTGCTTGTGCTTTTGAGGTCATTCCTATTGAATCAGTGCCAAGACCAATATCATAAAGCTTTCTCTTTAACttttcttctaagaaaaaagATAGAAGGGTCTTATGTTTAGATCCTTATTAGTAACAAATATCAATTGTACAAATCAATGGCATTCACTGGGATACTTGAACACCTGCCTGCTGCTTCCAGGTACTATCTTTTTAttatagcttccacatatgagagagaacatgtgaTACTTGTTTTTGTGTATTTGGCTTATTTCACATAGCAAATTATCTTTCGGTTCTATCCATTGTGCTTGAAATGATAGCACTTAATTCTTTTTATggctaaatatatatacatattatattttatctGTCAGTTGATAGGTTATAGACACCTGCCATAGGCATATTATCATACATACCTTAGTTATTGTGGATGGCACAATAAACACAGAAtgcaattttctctttttgcatGCTAGCATCATTTCCTTTGCACATACATCCAGTAGTTACatagctggatcatagggtagctctatttTTAAGTTAGGAGGAACCCCTATAGTGTTTTCCACAGTGGTTATACtgatttatattcccaccaagagAAGGtaagactccttttttttctctacatcctcaccagcatttatttatttatttatttgtttgtttatttatttatatgtaataaaaCCCAGGCTTACTAGAGAGAGTTATTATATAAttgcagttttgatttgcatttccctgatgattaaTGATGTTAAACATTTGCTCATTTATAACTGGCCATTTGAAAAGTATATATCCAAATCATTtgcccatttttaaattttctgtttttattaacaTCAATTAGTTATACATGTAGTGTGGAAACGGAAGTCCCAGCCATCCCGGTGCCTGGctaggtgctgggggctggtgttTTCACCGACATCCTGGAGCCTAGCCAAGAGGTGGGGGCCTGTCCTCCCAGCGCCAACGCCTAGAGGTAAGAGGAACCTCAATGGGTAGATCCAGGAGGGCCCTGCTTTGGGCATACCTTGTGTTGTTTAGCCCCAGGGGAGCTGTGCTCCTTATGCTGTGTTCATGTATAGCTTTGCTGAGGCTGGATCTCTACCTAACATGTGACCTTTGCCTTTAAAAGCTAGGTGCAAGCTTTGTTCAGGGTCGCAGGTTTTTAATTGGCCTGCCTGCAGACCGCTAGCCTCCCAATAACACTCCAAGATTCAGactttcaagatgtggcttctctattttctcatgactggttttatgtctgatttaaggtatattttacTGCACAACATACAAGGGGATTTTCTTTGATATGTCCCTATATGCATACAGTgaaccttgatcagactcatgttctccttcattctccctcattcccctcctccaTTTCCCAACCAGTCTCAGCAAGGTTTgctattccattttcacatgtgcacaAAAAGTACTTTCACTCTTCTTCAGCCTCTCTATACATTCTCTTCTCTCACAGTGTtgtaaggtgagaaaacagagaagccacattttgacaGGGTACTCAGAAATCAGTGATTCAAGTCATTTAAGGAGTTGATTTAGacagaatcagagcattctcaATATGCAAAGCCTTCCTAAGACTATGACATCTGCATTTCGCTGAAGCAGAGCCCTCCTAGCTCACCTTGAACTAGGCATCTTGCGTTCAATGACTGGTATCTCTCATTTCTAGGCTTTTCAGccctccacccagcaagaggCACTAGATGGCTGCAAGAAGTTACTTAGACTCAGCATCCTTACTTTACTACTACTcctactgctactactactactattgataataataataaaaagggctTGGACATTGCTTAAatggttaataataataataagggttGGGACATGGTTTAAATGGTAGGGCATTTATTAATCaagtacaaggttctgagtttaaaccccgaGTACCACCAAAGTATaacatatgttttatatatatatacacatacatatatacatatttgttgtatgtatatatacaacatacacATATCTAAATTTTTCTGTACCTTTGCAAAATTTGGGATTGTTaagttttttctatttcttgtgcTTTAGGATTGAACAAAGGGCCTTACCCATGCTAGTCAAGCATTTCACCAATTCAGCCAGTGCCCCAGtcccttttgcatttttttttgccagtacccaggcttgaattcagggcctgggcattgtccctgagcttcttttgctcaaggttagtgctctaccacttgaaccatagcgccacttctggctttttctgtgtatgtgatactgaggaatcgaacccagggcttcattcatgcaaggcaagcactctaccactaagccacattctcaatccctgcattttatttttgagcAAGGAGTCACTAGctgccttgaactcacaatcctcttgcctctgcatCATGAGTAGGGATAATAGAGTATGTGCTACCACAAAAGGCTTGGAATTTACTATTAATTTAGCCATGCCCTTTCCTTTTAtagagtatttatttgttttgtataaCTATacatatttttgctttgttttcatattcatttattttttattatctttaagcagttgttcaAATGGCTTTCAATTTAACAGGCCAGGTTTTTTTCCTCATCCAATTTAGCAGATTTTAATTGCTTTGTAAAATATTTCACAACAATATCAAGTTAATTCATGTTTCattgctatttgttttgtttcaggtACAACAGTTACACAAGTGCTTtgaaagaaaatgggaagtatTGCTTTGTGCAGCTGAAAAGCAGTCTCTCAGTCAATGCaacttctcttccctcttttttcttccaaTCTTCTTACTTTCTCATATTTCTAAGAGCTTTCCCTTAACTTTCGTGTAGAATACTCATTATTTGGTTTCCTCTTTCTTGCCGCTGGTTCATCCAGGCTCTGGCAACaggtcagtttatgagtaaaataCATGTTGATCTCAATGTCACCCCTAGCTGGCATTTTCATCATACTGTTTTATGTCTTTGTTGTTTCATTATGGTAAAATATGCATAAAAACTAGTCatttcaggactgggaatgtagctcattgGGAGATGGGCttatgcacaaggctctgggttcagtccTCAGTTCAGGCgtaaaaaagcagagaaaaaaaatgaagatcctTTCTCCTTATCCCTTATAGTATGTTTAGTCTAGCTACACAAAATATTTAAGTAGCaatgaattttactttaaaattatacTGTTGGACAGTATTTAAGGATATTAGGGTGTGctaataagaaaatgtttacaaaCTATTCtatacctgtttttattttttaaaactttcagCCTAAAAACAAACATATGggactgaggatatggcctagtggcaagagtgcttgccttgtatgcataaagccctgggtttgattcctcagcaccacatatatagaaaatggccagaagtggcactgtggctcaagtttagccttgtgcaaaaagaagccagggacagtgttcaggccctgagccccaggactggcaaaacaaacaaacaaacaaatgaaaacaaacatatgttcaaacaaattagaaagaaGAGGATCCCAATGTCCACAAATGAGCATGGATACTTCAGGGAATGTTGCAACAACAAAATCAGGAAAGAGAAACTTTGAATAATAAGATTCATAGCAATGGAACTACTAGATTGCTAATAGCATGCAGTACACGAAAATAAATTGAGTTGAGGAATGCATCTATAAACTGGCATAAtctagaaataaatgttttatataacaGTTCATCTTTGTGATAGTAGAACAATAAAAACTATTCTTTAAGTCTGAAAAACAAGAATAGACTTTTAAAAGTACAAAACTTAATCATAAACGATCAGTagctcagcactggtggctcaggcatgtATTCCTAATTACACAGGACAGTAAGATTTGgtgattgcagtttaaagccagcctgggtaagaaagtccatgagactcttacctccaattgaccaccacaaagctggaaatggaggtatggctcaagttgtagagtactagccttgagtgcaaatttaaaggatggtgctcaggccgagagtttaagccccagtaccagcacaaaaaaatacatgtacatttcttgtacaagaagtgtatccaatgcctaacatatgaaactgtaacctctctgtacatcagtttgataataaaaatttggaaaaaaaaataaaaaaaataaaaaaatacatgtacacagacacatacatatttacatacatacacacatatatacatgatcaGCATGGGaaattgaagaaaacaaacatttcCAATGATTCCCACATAGAGAATTCTTCTAGTTATTGCACAGTACTACTTGATATTTTTTGGCTTTTCTGTTAAAAATTCCTCGTGGCTTTTAGAGCAAGTATGAAGAATGAAGAAATGGAGTCAGTTTAAGACTGGAATTATTTATTGATAAGCCAGGCAATGTGTTGGCTCTCTTATGGGTTCACCAGTGTCTTAGGTGGATCCATTGTATTGGTTTTCACTCAGGGACTTCTCACTTTTCACTTCCTTCTCCCACAGGAAATGAAATATTTCCAATTTCAAATCATACACCTtgtagaaaatacagaaaatcgGAATAGAGATTGTCTAAATCACTGGCATTTACATCACCCAAAGTTCCTGATGGCTATTAGTCATTATTTTCCTCTTAGCTCTTTTGAAATTTATAAAAGTATGTCAGTCAGTTGGAAAAACGGAATGCATATTAAACACTGGGTTTCTTAGAGAGCTGGGATGGAGGGTGATTGGGGATGGAGGGGGTGGATCAGCCATATTAGAGAACCTGGGAAGATGAGCAGAGCTGGCAGTTTGATAGAGCTCATAATTTACTGGCTCTGCGTTTGTCAATCATCACATCCTGGCAAATGAGATTAGAGCAGAGtggtgggaggggaaaggggtGACGCTGCACGCTAGATGCAGCAAGAAAATTTAACCAAGGGACAGCAGCGCAATCATATTGAGgcactgaattttttaaaattgttttttgttttgttttgttttgttttgctctcctgGCTGTAGCAGCTGCTAGCCTCGGAGCTGCCCACTGCGGCTCTCTGCAGTCGTGGGCGCACTTCCTCAGGACCGTCACAGCAGCCCTCGCCATCGCCATCGCCATCCCCACCCAGGCCCCCGCTGCTCGCTCCCACGCTTGGCCCCCGCCGACGGCCCGCCCCGACGCTGCCATCGCCACCGCCGCAGCCGCTTCGGATATTTTGGTGAGTGTCAGGGTTTCCTGATCTCTGGGATCGTCATCTTAGGCAAGTGcggttggaaaaaaaaatggctgagtTAGCCGAACCCAAAGAACTGTCCGAATGCAGTCCAGAAGAGGTTGACAGCAAGGTAATGATGGAGGGATCTGGGGAGCAAGTGGAGGGCGGTGAAGATGCTGTCCCCGGGCCTGGAGATGATGGGGAGCTTGGTGAAGGAGCCACCAAAGGGCtcggggaagaaggggagaaaagtGAAGGTGTTGCTGCCGTGTCCATGCCCGAGAAAGATGGGGAGAAAGATGCTGGTGCGGAGAAGGCAGAAGAAGATCGCCCCAAAGGACTCATTGGTTACCTCTTAGATACGGACTTTGTGGAAAGTCTCCCTGTGAAAGTGAAGTACCGGGTGCTAGCCCTTAAAAAGCTTCAAACTCGTGCGGCCAATTTAGAATCGAAATTCCTGAGGGAATTTCATGACATTGAAAGAAAGTTTGCTGAAATGTATCAACCTTTACTGGAAAAAAGACGTCAGATCGTCAATGCAATCTATGAGCCTACAGAAGAGGAATGCAAATATAAATTAGAGCCCGAAgacgaggaggagaaggaagacgaAATGGATGACAACGAAGACATGCCTTATCATGAGGAGGCCATGGTGCAAGAGTTTGTAAATGAAGAGGAGGATTATGAAGACTATTATTATGACTATGCcattgaagaggaggaggaggaagaagaggaggaggaagctggTGGTGCCGCGGCCAGTGGAGGAGACAAGAATAAAGAGGATCCTAAGGGCattccagatttttggctgaCTGTTTTGAAAAATGTTGAAGCCCTCACTCCTTTGATTAAGAAATACGACGAGCCTATTCTCAAGCTCCTGACCGATATCAAAGTAAAGCTTTCAGATCCTGGCGAGCCGCTCAGTTTTACACTAGAATTCCACTTCAAGCCCAATGAATATTTCAAAAACGAGCTGCTGACCAAAACCTACGTGCTGAAGTCGAGGCTAGATTGCTACGATCCCCATCCCTACAGGGGAACCGCAATTGAGTGTTCCACAGGCTGTGAGATAGattggaatgaaggaaagaatgtcACTATGAAAACCATCACGAAGAAGCAGAAACATCGTATCTGGGGAACAATCCGAACAGTGACTGAGGATTTCCCCAAGGATTCATTCTTCAATTTCTTCTCTCCTCGTGGCATCAACTTGAAGGGAGGAAATAGAAATGAAGATTTTTTACTTGGTCACAATCTGCGTACATACATCATTCCAAGATCAGTGTTGTTTTTTTCGGGTGATGCACTTGAGTCTCAGCAGGAGGGTGTAGTTAGGGAAGTTAATGATGCAATTTATGACAAAATTATTTATGATAATTGGATGGCTGCAATTGAGGAGGTTAAAACCTGTTGCAAAAATCTTGAGGCATTGGTGGAAGATATTGATCGTTAAAGCAAAGTACATAAGATGGCCCTGAAAttatctagctactcaagatgtaaAAAACTCAATTGCAGTCTTGTATTCTGTATTTCTCTTGTACTGTAAGAATGTATGTTTCAGAAATATTAGAAACTCAAATTCTAATGAATTTGTCCTTGCATTTTAGTAGAAGAAGAATGTATTTAAGGCATGTAGACTGTGATAAATGATTTGGCATTAACAATGCTGTGTAGTTTAATCCTCCTGAAGTCCTTTTGTCATGTAAATATTAATCTGTGGCTGTGAATATTATCAGAACTGTTAAATGAAATCAATATTTGTTTGGAGAGAAAAACCTTGGGAACCAACCCAAGAGTAACTGTTGTTttaggtgtttttgtttgcttgtttgttttcttagtcCTTTAGCTAGTGGATATCATTTTGATGTGAttgcttcattttttaaagtataaatttaGTGCAATTTTAAACTTGAATGCTTAAGAAGAGACCTGTATATGGTTAAGAATTTCAGGTAAAAACCACATTTATTGTTACTAATAGCTTGTATACAGACTTGTATTTTATGTCACTGTGATAAATGATAAAACCTAGTTGTCCTGGGATTCCTGTTCACTAAGGAAGTGTAAGTAACGGTATTTCCCCAAAGTTTGCAAATACAGTTCTGTGTAACTGCATAAACTGTGATTCTAGTGTATACCATTTTTTCCTGCATCAGATTCACTCATTCGCCGAAAGTGGACATTTTACCATgttggaaaaatatttatttcatgtttcttcactgcaaaataaataaaaatttcagggcATTTGAtgctttaaaattgattttttcttATAACAAAAGTAACATGCTTGTTGGAGGACAtgtgaaaaacattaaaaatgtgtaTTAATTAAAACTAAAAGCCAAAGGCTGGCggtatggctccagtgatagTCTGACTAGTAAGCCCATCAgtattccccttccttcccccaaagcCATGTACATTCTTCACCAAAGTTAAAcactgtttatatttttatttatttctcacagcTATTTTGGTATGTGGTTTTGCATGTATGCActgtacatacatgcacaccaGCACTATGCTAAGATGTACAAGAAAGCATATCTTCTATTATTTATAATCAATGTCATTCTAATCTCAAGTCCACTTCCATGCCACAGGATTGTAAGGAGACAAAAACTTCAATTTTAACTTCCTCAAACTCCTCCCACAGCAGTTAGGCCCTTTTTAATTAGGGGTACTTTTACCATGCCttaaaaaaattcaggaacaaggGTGGGGCCAGggatccagtggtagagtgcttgcctggtaagggtgagtgagtccctgagttcaaacccaagtaagaCCCCACCCCCAATAAAATCAGGAATATGTGTGTACCGCTCCTATTTCCCAGGGTTAACCGAGGGACCATGCAGTTTCTCCTGTCCATGAGCTACAATGGTAAAGGTGTTCTGCATTTACCTGGAGGACAGCCCAGGAGACACTGGCTATAGCTCTTGTTTCAAAGGTCTCCAGGCAAAGTCAGGCATGTGTATGATTGAACAGgctttctttatttctaatgGCAACAATGAAGAACACATAGTGGAATGAATGAGGACGTGAGAGTtagaaaaaatgtatttcaaaactgGTCTTTGGTTGTGGGACTTAGAAGAGTGTCTTAAAAAGCAGGGGCTTTCTCTTGAGAGAATGCTAACAGAAAATTGGGGCTGTTTTATTATTAATAGGTGAATAAATATTATTCAAAGAGAAGATAGACAAGAACAAAGATTAAACTATAATTTATGAAGGAGTTGTATTTACTCATTTTAACCcacatttttgggggggggttggtatGTGGGGGGCACCATGACCTTGTTTGCTCCATGCTGAGACAAAATGAAGAGATCTTGCTATGTCTCCATTTGTTATCCTACAGTAACTTTGAGATTGGTTTTCTGTGAAATGGTTTCTAATAGGAGAATAATATAACCTAGCTGTGAGTATCAGGCTAGCTTCTTGAAGTCGAGGCTGCTTCTGATTTTCCTTTGGGGCTGTCATCACTCCTAGGCCACCAGCCACAACTACCAAACAGTACACTTTCCTAGAGATTAGAATCAAAATgtgtccaaaaaataaaaatttaccttattttttaaaaatcatcttttcaAAATGATCTCTTTTTTTTGGAGAGCTTGTTTAATCCTCCTGAAGTACTTTTGTCATGTAACTATTAATCTGTGGCTGTGAATATTATCAGAACTGTTAAATGAAATCAATATTTGTTTGGAGAGAAAAACCTTGGGAACCAACCCAAGAGTAACTGCTGTTtcaggtgtttttgtttgcttgtttgtcctggagcttgacctcagggcttgggcattgtccctgagcttttatgctcaagactagcactttatcacttgagccacagctccatttcaaactttttggtgattcattagagGTAAGATCTTGttttatggacttccctgcctgggctggctttgaacagtgatccttggatctcagcctcctgagcagctaggagttataggcatgagtcactggcatctggcttaaaatgaatttttttgtaTGGTCCTGGAAAAGTTGTTGAGATACCTTGTTAAAATCTTTATATTCCTAGGAGACATTGTGAAACacataaatcaaataaaattctatttctgGGTAAATAAAagtagggagaaagaggaggagaagacgaagaagaaggagaaggagaagatgaagaagaaggagaaaaagaagaagaaaaagaagaagaaaaagaagaagaagagccacCTTATCTCTTACTGTAGTACAGCCTGGCCAAATATCATCTGGGGAGCCAAGAAAAAGGGACCAAAGTGGGAGTGAAAATTTTAATACCATCTTGCCATTGTCTATTCCAGAAAAAGAGGAAGTGGATATAGGAACCAATATACAGGCTTATGGCACTGTACTAGGACTCTTTCCTCTGTAAGGTGATCCCTATATCGAAAAATCTAAAATTGAATGAGGAAAAGACAGATGTCCTTGATGGTCCCTTTCTGGGGATAGGGTCTCTGAAGAGGTATGAAAGCAGTATGATAAAAACCCATCAATTATGATAGAATTAGGGGTATTGTCCAGTAAACAGAGGAAAACTTCAAGTCCTCTTATAAAAGATTAGAAGAAGCCTTCAGAAAATGTACCAACATGGAAAACAGTAGCACTCCTAGTATATATTATCCTCCAGTCAGCCTCAGACATTAGAAACTTCAAAAGCCTATTGGTGCTGGGAGGAAAGTGGAGCCCAGCTTGTCACCAAGCACTAAGATCaagtcaaaatggattaaagacctaaacatcagacctgaaactccaAAAATATtacaggacagagtaggaaaatgCTAAAATGTATTGGCACAGgcaagaacttcctgaacagagtcccaggggcacaacaaattgGAGAGAGACTAGATAAATGGGACTATAttcaaataaaaagtttctgcacagataaagacatcgctactaaactagaaagacagacaaccacctgagaaaagatatttaccagcaaggcaacacacaaaggcctaatgtctgtcacctacagagagctcaagaaactaacccctcacAGACATaacaaaccaatcactaaatgggaaaaggagctaaataaacactcttctcagaagaagaaataaaaagggcaaagaaacacatgaagaaatgctcacgaGTCacaacttccgggaagatggcggaggaggagcagcagagccctagctgagctccctccaacatggcAGTTTTCTCACCACatggaaacttttactcctagaaagacagccagagtaagttctaacagtacagggattcttgccaggaaggaaaaatcgacttagcttgtctgaaaacacagatttgagctcttgGCGGTGTCCCACCtctgcgccagtgccggcaccagcacagcgcctggcacagcaacctgcactctgcGCGGcaaaagcacacagtgtagaccagggacaaatcctccagatggtggctgagaacagacgacctgaaatcgcagagaaagtgtgagtaccccaagaaagatattctcacttgcgcccacagagcagcttctggaaggcagctcttcccccaccgccagagcaaagcgccatctttgccactggcatagggtcagaccagattggaactaaagcaggcctggggaaagcgaggtcaaaggagccatcttcgaaaagggcaagagggaccgaccagtgagagccagctccacccaggagaatgccccctgccctggtgggaggcgtgtcctgggcctcggcttagccagaggtgccccgtcctgcccaccggaatttctaaatttaaagtgagcagctcccagcggcacggaaacaccagatgggggaacaaatagttcctgagacagttaaacaatcccgtcacagaggaagcccaattcccagccccaaacggagctgcattccatagccacctctaccaaggaggccgcctcccccaggcaagcaactctcagccgggtaaaacaggccagaggcgccccgccctactgagtccacagcctattcaaagccaggcatcaatggcagcggccccacagcagacagaggagccacagttcccgaaactgctcacgtccccatctacagaggacgccaaggcctacctgcaagctgtgtgaaccacagatacccaggattgcaccaacaggggagaagggtcagaacagacccaccccttgcaaactgaaatcaagtaaaaccagccaatcaggaaaatagactgcagaccattgcaagggaaccagagactggggaaagactacccaaacaaagaggactccattttttgttcttttcaaacattttttaaactgtttgaaaaaaaattttctttttaattttttcacttctaaaacatcgttggttttttttttttgttttgttttccatttttaccggtttgttttatcaagttttttttgtttgtttgtttgggttgttccatttctgttttttttttcttttcttttttttcttttttaattaatttttctctgttttgtggatttgtcttccagtatttttactttatttctctctttgcattctctttctttaaaaattacttttctatgaataacacctccactcttttctgctaactctccattgtctatcattttaaccttgttctttctactgattctactcttctccacatttctacgtcactgaaactaaaccaaaatcacccccccaatacattttactctattctctttactacctccaacttaccctcctgacttactgcctggacctccaggttccattgactcctggttattggatagagggtatcccagcttaatccgagtgaatcaaaggggctcacagagaaagccagtcctaaaagaacttaatataaaaacaagaattgtgtacaggtttgtaacagtaaataagtaactactgaatacagggcccaggatcggttgttatgttgaaattatattctttaggaacaccaaatctaattttatagacaggtatacaaggtatctgtatataattgtgaacttgtaagatttacacaacagtgcttggtaagggctgctttgggtcttaaacggtgctcacaggtgctggtagactggcattcccaattcaaatgggcagaaggaacacaagaaagatggcaaacaatgaag from Perognathus longimembris pacificus isolate PPM17 chromosome 28, ASM2315922v1, whole genome shotgun sequence includes:
- the Nap1l2 gene encoding nucleosome assembly protein 1-like 2: MAELAEPKELSECSPEEVDSKVMMEGSGEQVEGGEDAVPGPGDDGELGEGATKGLGEEGEKSEGVAAVSMPEKDGEKDAGAEKAEEDRPKGLIGYLLDTDFVESLPVKVKYRVLALKKLQTRAANLESKFLREFHDIERKFAEMYQPLLEKRRQIVNAIYEPTEEECKYKLEPEDEEEKEDEMDDNEDMPYHEEAMVQEFVNEEEDYEDYYYDYAIEEEEEEEEEEEAGGAAASGGDKNKEDPKGIPDFWLTVLKNVEALTPLIKKYDEPILKLLTDIKVKLSDPGEPLSFTLEFHFKPNEYFKNELLTKTYVLKSRLDCYDPHPYRGTAIECSTGCEIDWNEGKNVTMKTITKKQKHRIWGTIRTVTEDFPKDSFFNFFSPRGINLKGGNRNEDFLLGHNLRTYIIPRSVLFFSGDALESQQEGVVREVNDAIYDKIIYDNWMAAIEEVKTCCKNLEALVEDIDR